In Candidatus Peregrinibacteria bacterium, a single window of DNA contains:
- a CDS encoding RHS repeat-associated core domain-containing protein — EVIDYYPFGESRIDEKSTTYANDYTFTGKELDEDTKLYYYEARYYNPKIARFVSQDPWEGDLKDPQSLNKYAYVRNNPLKYVDPRGLLEVAWDKVAKFFESETEDLNAVEDFLTLGAYSNAIESVKEAGSRIAEEGLNLETGTNLAKKVVGGAAEVMAGALATGIIMGATANMINGNIADETAVDSPTTNTSTQLALPEPKQPEVGDELYRLSGGGSDPSGSSWGPTDPNNLQDPNRDLGLPDANTAIQLNKGIVLDNSNVIVRPALPYNNRPDTGGATEYFFPNKNDVKVIHSEPFKK, encoded by the coding sequence CGAAGTCATAGACTACTATCCATTTGGAGAAAGCAGAATTGATGAAAAATCCACCACTTACGCAAATGACTACACGTTTACTGGAAAGGAACTTGATGAAGATACAAAGCTGTATTACTATGAAGCCAGATACTACAATCCAAAAATCGCGAGGTTTGTGTCTCAGGATCCGTGGGAAGGAGATCTTAAAGATCCACAGTCCCTTAACAAATATGCGTATGTGAGGAATAATCCGTTGAAGTATGTGGATCCAAGGGGATTGCTTGAAGTAGCCTGGGACAAAGTTGCCAAATTTTTTGAGAGTGAAACAGAAGACCTTAATGCCGTTGAGGATTTTCTCACTCTTGGGGCTTATAGTAATGCAATTGAGAGTGTGAAAGAAGCTGGAAGCAGAATCGCGGAGGAAGGATTAAATTTAGAAACTGGGACAAATCTTGCAAAAAAAGTTGTAGGAGGGGCAGCTGAAGTTATGGCAGGGGCACTTGCAACAGGGATAATAATGGGCGCAACAGCTAATATGATAAATGGTAATATTGCGGATGAAACAGCGGTGGATTCTCCCACAACAAATACTTCAACTCAGTTGGCATTACCTGAGCCGAAACAACCAGAAGTTGGAGATGAGCTTTATAGGCTAAGTGGCGGTGGATCCGATCCAAGTGGAAGTTCCTGGGGACCAACTGATCCAAATAATCTCCAAGATCCAAATAGAGATTTAGGACTTCCAGATGCGAACACTGCAATACAATTAAACAAGGGAATAGTTTTAGATAATAGCAATGTTATAGTTCGTCCAGCTCTACCTTATAATAATAGACCAGACACGGGAGGAGCAACTGAATACTTTTTTCCCAATAAAAATGACGTAAAAGTAATTCATAGTGAACCATTTAAGAAATAA